In Primulina eburnea isolate SZY01 chromosome 3, ASM2296580v1, whole genome shotgun sequence, one DNA window encodes the following:
- the LOC140825211 gene encoding uncharacterized protein has translation MTYNVVAEEDPRLAGDYAKLEEGSGDAVTICETETSSSCGGGGGGGGWWWSLWWWAKLVLVVLFVSLLGAVFFKWVGPFFMDKEIIPIINWERETFSTRTLALVVFGSLAIFPSILLPSTPSMWVAGITFGYGYGFLLIMGAVIIGVSLPYFLGSLFYRKIQVWLERHPKKASIIRLAGEGNWFSQFRAVALVRISPFPYVVYNYCAVATDVKYCPYLLGTLTGMVPEVFVALYTGILIKTLADASHNHRTLSAPQIIFNVFGFCTTVAATVIVTIYAKRRLRELQKEEELQLQ, from the exons ATGACGTACAATGTCGTAGCCGAGGAGGATCCGAGGCTTGCAGGGGATTACGCGAAATTAGAGGAGGGTAGTGGTGACGCGGTGACGATATGCGAGACGGAAACATCGTCATCTTGCGGTGGTGGTGGAGGCGGTGGAGGGTGGTGGTGGTCTTTGTGGTGGTGGGCCAAGCTGGTGCTGGTGGTGTTGTTTGTTAGCCTGTTGGGTGCGGTTTTCTTCAAATGGGTCGGACCATTTTTCATGGATAAG GAAATCATACCCATCATAAATTGGGAGAGGGAAACATTCAGTACCAGAACACTAGCACTTGTTGTATTTGGTTCTCTGGCAATATTTCCATCTATTCTTTTACCTTCTACCCCATCCATGTGGGTGGCCGGAATCACTTTTGGTTATGGTTACGGATTTTTGCTTATCATGGGAGCAGTGATCATTGGAGTCTCTCTGCCGTATTTCCTTGGGTCACTTTTCTATCGTAAAATCCAA GTGTGGCTAGAAAGACATCCCAAAAAAGCTTCTATCATAAGACTAGCAGGTGAAGGAAATTGGTTTAGTCAGTTCCGAGCCGTCGCGCTGGTTAGGATTTCTCCTTTTCCATATGTAGTGTACAACTACTGTGCTGTTGCTACAGATGTCAAGTACTGTCCTTATTTGTTGGGGACACTGACAGGAATGGTGCCCGAAGTATTTGTCGCACTTTACAC TGGCATACTTATAAAAACTTTAGCTGATGCTTCACACAATCACCGCACACTGTCGGCTCCTCAAATAATCTTCAATGTCTTTGGCTTTTGCACGACTGTGGCTGCAACAGTTATAGTCACCATATATGCTAAAAGGCGACTCCGGGAACTGCAGAAGGAAGAGGAGCTACAGCTGCAGTGA
- the LOC140825212 gene encoding uncharacterized protein isoform X1, whose amino-acid sequence MEILGCLCLPKPIIFQQFKQAHLPSHVISAKFDNFAVKRSQHTTGSPICAHFQQSPKANALWIGAAGIALTSLVGPSNAVESPFFSEPSNALSLPTWAIHVSSVAEWVIAMALVWQYGEKSGFESWKGLSWGMVPLLGGAFCACTWHFFYNSESLEDRVLTALPKVIAGGNGATQIFKLHSNSSTTMLVALQAALTVIGNVTMSIAAYRIYISSQERSKNS is encoded by the exons ATGGAAATTCTAGGCTGTCTTTGTCTTCCAAAACCGATCATCTTCCAACAATTCAAGCAAGCCCACCTCCCTTCACATGTAATTTCAGCGAAATTTGACAATTTTGCTGTCAAAAGATCTCAACATACAACTGGAAGTCCCATTTGTGCGCACTTTCAACAGAGCCCGAAAGCCAATGCCCTTTGGATAGGAGCTGCTGGAATTGCTTTGACTTCCCTCGTGGGACCCTCGAATGCCGTGGAGTCTCCATTTTTTAGTGAACCTTCCAATGCTCTCTCTTTGCCCACCTGGGCTATTCATGTTTCCAGTGTTGCTGAATG GGTCATTGCGATGGCTTTGGTATGGCAATACGGGGAGAAATCTGGGTTTGAATCTTGGAAGGGTCTCTCTTGGGGAATG GTACCCCTTTTGGGTGGTGCCTTCTGCGCCTGTACATGGCATTTCTTTTATAACTCAGAGTCACTTGAG GATCGAGTGCTTAcggctttaccaaaagttatagctggtggtaatggtgcaactcaaatctttaaaTTGCACAGCAACTCAagtaccacg ATGTTGGTGGCGCTTCAAGCGGCTTTGACTGTTATTGGTAATGTGACAATGTCCATTGCTGCATACAGAATTTACATCTCGTCACAAGAACGCTCCAAGAACTCCTGA
- the LOC140825212 gene encoding uncharacterized protein isoform X2 codes for MEILGCLCLPKPIIFQQFKQAHLPSHVISAKFDNFAVKRSQHTTGSPICAHFQQSPKANALWIGAAGIALTSLVGPSNAVESPFFSEPSNALSLPTWAIHVSSVAEWVIAMALVWQYGEKSGFESWKGLSWGMVPLLGGAFCACTWHFFYNSESLEMLVALQAALTVIGNVTMSIAAYRIYISSQERSKNS; via the exons ATGGAAATTCTAGGCTGTCTTTGTCTTCCAAAACCGATCATCTTCCAACAATTCAAGCAAGCCCACCTCCCTTCACATGTAATTTCAGCGAAATTTGACAATTTTGCTGTCAAAAGATCTCAACATACAACTGGAAGTCCCATTTGTGCGCACTTTCAACAGAGCCCGAAAGCCAATGCCCTTTGGATAGGAGCTGCTGGAATTGCTTTGACTTCCCTCGTGGGACCCTCGAATGCCGTGGAGTCTCCATTTTTTAGTGAACCTTCCAATGCTCTCTCTTTGCCCACCTGGGCTATTCATGTTTCCAGTGTTGCTGAATG GGTCATTGCGATGGCTTTGGTATGGCAATACGGGGAGAAATCTGGGTTTGAATCTTGGAAGGGTCTCTCTTGGGGAATG GTACCCCTTTTGGGTGGTGCCTTCTGCGCCTGTACATGGCATTTCTTTTATAACTCAGAGTCACTTGAG ATGTTGGTGGCGCTTCAAGCGGCTTTGACTGTTATTGGTAATGTGACAATGTCCATTGCTGCATACAGAATTTACATCTCGTCACAAGAACGCTCCAAGAACTCCTGA